From Bdellovibrio sp. KM01:
CCGCAGCCACCTTAAACAAAAAGCCCCGTCTTGCGGACGAGGCTGATTGAAGTACTATTGAAATGGGAATTTCACGTACGAATTGCAACACGCAATTACATTTCCATGATTTGCTTGTTCATTGTTACGTGAGAGTTCTTGCGGAATTGGTTCACCCAAGCTTCGAACATACCATCGCCACGACGTTTTTGCGTCATTTCAAGAACGTTCGGCTCAAGAGCTTTACCAGCTTCCATTTTCGTGTCTTTAAGTTTCAACACGTATTTTTGATTGCCATCACGAACGATGCGTTTCAACAGAGGTTGGGCTTTCGTAAGTTCAAAGATGGATTCAGTTGCGACACGGCTTGTGATTTTAGGGAATTGATCCGCACCAATTTCCACCAAACCCGTTTCTTCCCAACCCGCTTTCATTTCTTTAAGCTGAGCGTTAACTGCGGCCTCATCACCTTTTGCCAAAGCTTCATCCAAGGCTTTGATAGCTGCTTCCGCTTTTTCTTTGGTCATTGCTTTGATCAAAGCATCTTCGTCAATTTTCACGAAAGACACGTTGATTTTGCCACCACGAAGTTCCTGCATTTTGCCCAACTCGGCAGCAGAAGTGCGGTTCGCGATCTCAAACAAGTGACGCGTGCGGATATTAGAGATGTCTTTTCTGATTTTTTGCTCGAAGTTGCCAGCAGAAGTACGGCTGTTCTCTAGGTAGCTTTTGTAGAATTCACGTTGGAACTGACCATTTTGTTGGAAGAAAGGAACATCCTTCATGATGAAGTCTGCAACTTCTTGGTCTGTCGCCAAAATGCCTGACTTTTGCGCAGCTTGGGAAACAAGCTCCATACGCACCAAGTTCTCAATCGCTTGCTGGCGAAGAAGTTGACGCTGAGAGCTAAAATCCATCTGGCTTCCGAAGATGTTTTTATAGTATTCCGCCACGCGGTTTTCCTCGTTTTGGAAGTCAGCGATAGAGATCAAAGTGTTGTTCACCTGAGCTGCAGACCCCACGCCCATCCCCAATTTCCCAGGGGCACCCATGAATACGAATGTAAGAATGATAGCACCGAAAAGAACGATCGCTGTGATGCTCTTAGCGGAGAGCTTTCTTTTCATTTTATCTGCCAAATTTTCGTTCATAAAAAATCCTTCCTAAAACTAACTTCAAAACAAGCCGCTTCATTACCTTACGATTTTTATTATTTTTCAAGGGGAAATTGTTGAATTTCTCAACTCGTTTGATAGCGTTGGAAAGTATTAGGTAGGTGACATTTGAATTTCTTCAACTTTGATCTCAAAAAACTTGTGCTCATCGGAATCGTTCTGGCTTTGCCACTCATTTCCATCAACATGCAGCAACGCCCTCAAGAATCCCATTGGTTGGTAAAACCATTCAGCATGTTAGGCAGTGCCGTGTCCGAAACATTCTATGGCTTCAGCCACGGGGTCAAGGACACCACAGCAATGTACTTGGACTTGATTAACATCAAGAAACAAAGCGAACAGTTGCACAGCACCAACAACGAATTGCAAAGCCGCTTAAACTCCATGAACGAGCTGCAAGTTGAAAATGATCGCCTGCGTGGTTTGTTGGAGTTCAAACAACAAACGAAAATGAAACTGACTTCTGCACAAGTTATCGGCCGTGACCTGGTGATCGATCACAACACGATCACGATCAATAAAGGTACACAAGACGGTTTGAAAAGCGGTATGGCCGTTATCACGACTGCCGGTGTTTTAGGTTATATCTTTAAACCGGAGCCATTCACTGCTCACGTGATGCTGATCACCGATCGCTATGCAGTGGTTGATGGTATCGTCCAACGCACGCGTGCTCACGGTATCGTTGAAGGTAAATCTCAAACCAGCTGCGCACTTAAATATGTAGAGCGCACGGAAGACGTAAAAGAAGGCGACCTGGTTGTGACCGGCGGTTTGGATAACATCTTCCCGAAAGGCTTTCCTGTTGCGATCGTTGAATCGGTGGAAAGAAAAACCTTCTCGGTATCTTTGAAAGTTGATTTGCGCCCCGTTGTTGATCCTTACAAAGTCGAGGAGGTATTCATCATCGTGGATTCTTCCAAAGAAGACTTTGGCGACAAGTACGCTCCGCAAGCAGCAACTGGTGTTGAAGGTGCAGTTCCCAACGCCACTCCTGGCACCGAAGCTCCGCCAGTGAATCAAGCCGCCCCGGCTCACACGCCGACACTGGCAAAACCAGCAACGACAGGGGCAACCCCTGCGGCTTCTCCGGCTGTGACGCCGAAAGCGACACCTAAAGAAACTCCGAAAGCCTCACCTGCAACGAAGCCTCAGGAGAATCCGTAGTGAAAATCCGCTGGAATGCGACACTTAACTTTTTAATTTTCCTGGCCGTATTGCTAGTCGTGGCAGGTATTCAGTCAACACTGTGGTTTCAGTTCTTTGGAAATGCAGCCCCGGCGCCACTTTTGTGGCTGAATTTAATTGTATACATGACTTTGTATCGCAAACCTTATCCGGCGATCTTTACGATTTACGCTATGGGCGCGATTCTGCTAATATTTACTGCAATGCCGCTCAAGATGATGCTCTTTTCACTCTTGATCCTGTTCGTACTTGTTTACGGAATTAAAAGCCGCGTTTTCTGGAGTGGTTCTGGTT
This genomic window contains:
- the mreC gene encoding rod shape-determining protein MreC — its product is MNFFNFDLKKLVLIGIVLALPLISINMQQRPQESHWLVKPFSMLGSAVSETFYGFSHGVKDTTAMYLDLINIKKQSEQLHSTNNELQSRLNSMNELQVENDRLRGLLEFKQQTKMKLTSAQVIGRDLVIDHNTITINKGTQDGLKSGMAVITTAGVLGYIFKPEPFTAHVMLITDRYAVVDGIVQRTRAHGIVEGKSQTSCALKYVERTEDVKEGDLVVTGGLDNIFPKGFPVAIVESVERKTFSVSLKVDLRPVVDPYKVEEVFIIVDSSKEDFGDKYAPQAATGVEGAVPNATPGTEAPPVNQAAPAHTPTLAKPATTGATPAASPAVTPKATPKETPKASPATKPQENP
- a CDS encoding SurA N-terminal domain-containing protein is translated as MNENLADKMKRKLSAKSITAIVLFGAIILTFVFMGAPGKLGMGVGSAAQVNNTLISIADFQNEENRVAEYYKNIFGSQMDFSSQRQLLRQQAIENLVRMELVSQAAQKSGILATDQEVADFIMKDVPFFQQNGQFQREFYKSYLENSRTSAGNFEQKIRKDISNIRTRHLFEIANRTSAAELGKMQELRGGKINVSFVKIDEDALIKAMTKEKAEAAIKALDEALAKGDEAAVNAQLKEMKAGWEETGLVEIGADQFPKITSRVATESIFELTKAQPLLKRIVRDGNQKYVLKLKDTKMEAGKALEPNVLEMTQKRRGDGMFEAWVNQFRKNSHVTMNKQIMEM